DNA sequence from the Manihot esculenta cultivar AM560-2 chromosome 11, M.esculenta_v8, whole genome shotgun sequence genome:
aataaataaaaataaacttataaatgaatgtataatttatttataaaattaaattggtataaatgaatttatattttataaataaatttataatctgtttataaaattaaataaataaaaataaatttataaatgaatgtataatctatttataaaattaaattgatataaataaattcacattttataaataaattcataagcGGAAATATAATTCATTTGTAGAATTAAATACtttcttaaataaatatgtaattcatttataaaattaaagaaatatagataaatttataaattgacatataattaaattaatataaataaattaaaagataaacctatagtttatttaaaaatttaaatgaaagacatctaatttatttataaaattaaatatatataaatatatgtataatttatttgtaaCTTTAAATTGATGCAAATAgatttataaattgatataatctgtttataaaattaaatagatataaaaagaattcataaataaatatgtaatttatttataaaattaaataaaataaaataaattataaataaatgataaaatatatttataaagtcatctatttataaaattattaccaTTATAAACATATATCTGTTTGTGAATTCTCATTTTGCTTATactgctttttttttcttcttcaagAGATAGactttattaatattttgaggTATTGATATTTTGAAACTCAAGATCTGATTACAGTAAAGagttaaaacaaataaaagagaCTTAAATACATAAGTAAAAGGAAAACAGATGCACTCAAATATTTGAAATCCTAAAAACTTGATTTAAGAAGATGATCCAATGAAGATTCCAGATTGCTGTTCTTCCACCCACTTGAGCTCCTACAAATAGTCCAAATAAagcttatatatataaacataattaaatttggaaataatatttaatttgtattGAATCGGTgttaattcgattttaaatcgaatcgaattaaataaatttaaaatataaaatttaatatttatgaaaattgaatcgaattgatttttattaaaaatcaaactaaattgaatcgatttgattcaattcgatttgatttgattggtttgaatttttaataattttttttattttatttttaatattttaaaatttatttaaaatattttaattttaattataatttaattttttaatattattaaaaataatatattattattatctatcaatttaatttaatcttttaatttttaattaaaatcaaattaaattaaaatttttaaaattaaaaatttaatcaaattataataaataaaaaaataaattaaaattttaaattaactcGATTAATTCTCTCCATTTAAATCAAATACTCCGGGGGAGGGGTGGCACTAGATAAAAGGTGGCGCAGCCAACTCTAGCTAGGCTGTAAATACAGGCTATTAATGTTGCTACTATGCTGCAGTTCATGCGTAACACCAGGAAATATTCCTGACTTCTATGAtgtgatatttaaatttattatgcaTAATAAAtcttccatttatttttatttctcatattttataaattattttatttaaaattatttattattttaaaatattaaaaaattattttttcaatatgaaCTTTTACCATTTTCTGTCTTAAGTATCCActtttttattagtaaattaatagaaaaaatattaatattatagtaATAAATATGTGATATAGATGATACATTAGTCAAAgtaaaaaaatgttttcatagAAATTAAGCCAATAGTTATTTCAGTATTTACCATACAAAAACTTTAACCAGTGTATGAAAGTGGACATATTGAGTAATGTTGATATCAATATATTCCTCCCTTtcctaaattttatttaattatttttattattttcaaattattattatttttgcatttttgcattgtaattaatatataaattaattattataattcaataCAATTACTCagctattttttattatttaatgaaatttaatatctttaaaataaatataattaaaaaaataaatcaatttttttttaaatatatatatataaaagttaaattattttttttaatttcgtatagtttttatataaaaatattctattttaGATCCAGCAAATAAGAATTTCACGCATGATTACACCTACAAATCCATCATCCTCTCACTTCAATTCCCAAAGTTTAGGCCTTTCCTGCAATCTTACCAAACCCAACAATCTCTAGTTTGCTGTCAATTACTTTTTTACCCTTTATTTCCTTTAATGGCATAAACCTGCTCTTTCCACTCTGGATTATGTCATTCCCCAGATGAAGTTTGGGCAACGAATCCACTGCCTTTATTAAACCAAATCAAATAAAAGACATAAACACAACTTGGGGTAGTTTTGTCTTTCTGCTTTCTTCTCGCCTTCCAACCAAGAAGACGAAACCAACACCTCCCTCCGCCGCTGGTCACCATGTTTTCAGAGATGCTTAGCACCAAAAACAATACGCATGTCAAACCCtcactctctttctctctctctcccccaaATACTTTTGTTTTGACTCTCCATATCTTTCCCTTTTACGCctataaagcatgcaaaaaaaACGTATGTCAAAGGCCTGCAACAGCCGTCTACATCTAGAGACCTTGTTTTCATATAAACCCCAAGTGTTTTTGGATCACGATTAGAGAACCCATACAGAATTTTAATAGCTTTTCTGCTGAGAGAAGTCATGAAGAGTGAGACCATGGACATGGCTGGTCCTGGTAGAACTCAAGTGAACTCTAGATGGAACCCAACAAAGCAGCAAATAAGCATGCTTGAGAGCTTATACAAGCAAGGAATAAGGATTCCATCAGCTGAGCGCAGATACAGCAAATAACGAGCAGACTCAAACAATATGGTCACATCGAAGAGAAGAATGTGTTTTACTGGTTTCAAAATCGCAAGGCAAGACAAAGGCAGAAGCAGAAACAAGAGAACACGGCTTATATCAATCGTTATCTTCATAAGGCTTATCAGCCTGTGTTTTCACCTCTTTGTTCAAATGGTTTGTTTCTTACTTTTCAATTTGATTCTCTGAATTTCCCTACGAAAAACTTGTCTTCTAAACCGGATCTGCATGATAAAATGCACGTGAAATTTCATATATCTACATTACGGATCTATGTGTAATCGgtctatataaaaatttattttacacaCTGAAGTTTTCTTTTCCAGTTATTTGCGGATCATACTACCTGCCACGGAGAGATTTAGGGTTTTATCTGCGGTATCCGAAGGTGCTACTCCCTAATGGATTCAAGAGGAGGCCAAGGAGTGAAAAGATTGACAAGGCAAGAGCCTATGCTTTTACTGATTCGAAGCAGGAAACTATCGACGACAAGTTCTTTGGCAACAATGAAGAAACATTGCCTCTCTTTCTTTTGCACCCAACTGGTGTTTTACAAGGAAGAGCTGAGACTCTGCGTTCTCTTGGTTCAATGATTTGTGCTGCTGAAAATTCCATTGCCAATTCTGCTTCGAGCTCCTCTGAGATGACTACTGGCGTTGAAGATGTTTCTAGTGACAAACCCTTCTtcgatatatattttttttttcatgaaacAAACGCTAAGTGATAGTGAAATTATCTCTAAATctattagattttaaatttgaatgtcATCTACagtgaattatattaaaaatattctagAGTGACTTGATCAATAagcttaaaataaaaaaataatgtatatGATTATTCACGGTATTGCATGGTCCCACTTCTTATCCGTAACTCGTATATTTTGTATGAGAGAAAGCATATCAAACTTCATCTCGAGCACGAGATATTGGAATATCAATGAAACAGGATTAGAGAACTATAATATCCTTAAAAAATTATCCATAAGAAATGAGATGTGTGCCTACGATACATGAAAATGTCATTATCACATTTCTTTGTGGAAAAATTATTTCATGcaattcttatatatatatatatatatatatataatggtaataaataattataagtatGGTAAATAATTATTGTAAATAATTATGGCCTAATTATTGTAAATGCATTAGAGATGGTTAATAATTTaggtttcctttctttttttttaaataatttatttattaactttttaatatatattaaaaaagtaaaatttattatttttttaaaaaaataataatggaaCAAATCATGTAGAtaatatattaagaaatataactaattaattaaaatatgttgTAGCTAGTTAAAATGACGGcaaattcatttataaaaatatgtcaaaaatatatttaatatcctGAGATCCAGAATATAATGGGGTttataataattgaaaaaaacttTCTCCTTTTAGGAGGATCTCCCCtcctttttatctttttttttcttagctTGCTAGTGACGCCTAACGGCTTTTTTGCTATAGTGACGACTCTATCATTCAGTTTCGTAAGTACAATGGTGTAAGTTCAATGGTGTAAGTTCCTTTTACTTATATCAGATGGCCATTTAATTTCCCCCAGAGTGCGTGCAAAAAGGGCTGTGAAAAGATCGAGCCTGTTGCCATTCTTGGGTCTCATCACGGGGCTGGCTTTAATACAGCAGGTTTTGGGCTCGAAGGCAGGCCATGTCGGCTGATATCTTCAGGTCCGGTCCATTGCTGTGGACAGGCTTTCTTTGTGGTGCCCCGAGCTCTGGACCGATTTTCGCTATCATGGGCCCTGACACGGCTTAGGAGGGAAAAGAGACCCAACGATTATCGATGTTGAtagctttttattattatttattttttaaaaaatataaaagaattcaTTAAAAGAGTCTAGCTAGAGGCTCAAAGAGTACAACCAAAAGCCTAGAGTCTTAATTATAATACATAAGGGTCTAAGTCTCAAAAGAAAAATGGTCCATGAATCAAAAAACCTTAAGACCCGTAAATCCATAGACCCAGCATTCTGATTCGAAAGTCAAATAACTTAGTGTCGCATTTCTTCCTTTCAGACTTGGTGTAATCTCCAACGGAGGAATGCGCGCTCTCACAAGCATAACAATACCAACTGAAAAACATAAGAGAAGAACCAAAACAGCACACGTCAATCTAACTATAAGAATTAGAGAAAATAACGCTAACAATAAAAGAACATATAACATCGAGAGAGAGAAATGCGATGTTAACatataactttttaaataaatattataaattcattttaagGATTGAAAAGCtccatttcttttttctttttttctttttaaatctcTTCTACTTGTTTGTCTAAACAAgaaaattcttttctttttctctccaaTTCTCCCCATCCAAACAAAGCATTATATCCCCGAGAGTGAAGTTCAGCTTACACGTGATTCCTCCAATTACTCAATTAGACTCCTCGATTGATAGTAGAGCCGAAAGCCTCCTGTACAGGTTCACTGATGCGGCTGCAGCGGTGGACGCGGCCTCCGTTGGTGCCGCCTCCAGTTCAATTGATGCTGCCTTATATAAGAATGGCGGTTGGTTCGGGTTTATCTCTGAATCCATGGAGTTCGTTCTCAAGGTAAATTTACTATATTCTATTGCTTTATGTGCTTATAGTGGgattttatcatttatttttgaaagatgataaatattttatgaaatagaTTATGGTATATGGAATGTTAAACTATAAGTGTGTGTTAATTTTGTGTTCAGGTGTTGAAGAATGGGTTTTCAGCTGTGCATGTGCCTTATGCTTATGGTTTTGCAATTGTATTTCTCGCTGTTATTGTGAAAATTGCTACGTTACCTTTGACCAAGCAACAGGTGAGtttccattttattttcttttcctctgCAATAAGCACTTGTTTGATAAACTTTAATTGAAAATGATTTTTGTTATTACCAACTGTCTAGACTCTTGACTGCTGTTGGATTGactcctttttttcttttcctctccaATGTAGGTGGAATCTACATTGGCTATGCAAAACCTTACCAAAGATAAAAGCCATTCAACAAAAATATGCAGGCAATCAGGTGCGGCCGTGCGGGACATTTGCAGTTGTATGGATTATATTGAATTTTGAGGTTGAGCTCGAGCACACATAATTTCCTTTTCGAAATTTCGGTTCTTTATTAAATAACTGGGTCTGTTTATCtcccctccccccccccccccccctccctCTCTCTCCATATCACGTCTGTATAGGCAAGCTGGTGTTGATCCATTAGCAGGTAATTAACTGGTTGCCTGCAGTTACTTTCGTTCCATATTtgaatataatcaaaattttgtTTCATACTGGTCAGAACTTACTGTTCCCTTGATTTTAACTCcctttagtttttttattctttagatAAAAGGTCATGCAAATGATTTTGAATTAGTgattaaataaagaaataaatgttCATTCCTTTCATGTCATTCTTGTTTATCACATTACATTAACATCTCGGTCTTgtgcttttattattttttgtactGGCTTTTAAGTATTTGTTTTTCCTCACTTCTATCTTAAGATATTGCtgcttttttcttcttcatttctAGAGTTATTCTTCTGTATATTTTATATCATATGGCATATCCATTGTACTAAGTTTACAGACTTCTGCGCTCAATTTTGTCAATATATATTTTACCTGCCCATTATGTTTAATGGTGATAATGCTTAATCTCATTCCAGGTTATTTTCCAACTTTGGTGACAATAACAGTTTGGATTGGTCTATATCAAGCTCTTTCAAATGTAGCAAATGAGGTAATTAAGAGGTTGATTCGTCAAAATTGTTTATTTGATGGTAATTAATATGTCTGTGTCAGTGTACATGTTCAACGAATTAACTGTTGCTGATAATTGCAAACTTTTTCCTCAAGGGACTGTTGGCATAAGGGTTTTTTTGGATTCCTTTTTTTGGGCGGGCCTACTACAATCGCAGCTCGACAAAGTGGATCAGGCATTTCCTGGCTTTTTCCATTTGTGgt
Encoded proteins:
- the LOC110625693 gene encoding uncharacterized protein LOC110625693 — its product is MDMAGPGRTQVNSRWNPTKQQISMLESLYKQGIRIPSAERRYIICGSYYLPRRDLGFYLRYPKVLLPNGFKRRPRSEKIDKARAYAFTDSKQETIDDKFFGNNEETLPLFLLHPTGVLQGRAETLRSLGSMICAAENSIANSASSSSEMTTGVEDVSSDKPFFDIYFFFHETNAK